A single genomic interval of Candidatus Methylomirabilis sp. harbors:
- a CDS encoding MtrB/PioB family decaheme-associated outer membrane protein, which translates to MRFPGVASLAGALGVLLTIPSVASAQVDLGVVTATGEVEVGGRFVPEGSSAFGSSKYEEYREQRPGVFGNARLLLEGKEGKYYFEGSATDIAERDQHYEVASGRYGRYRLELEFDELVHVFSNTARTLYSDQGGGALDFPDATQSTIQGLGTSALKSAALQSALSGATAVPLRFRLQTGRIGFFYRPLADLEVDTSYWVQQKEGTRPFGMGFASPGGNFANVAAPIDERTHEVTGGIQVARDTWSLRLDYTGSFYENDLDTVAIDNPLQLTDGAFTASGAGGTSTPGRGRTDLAPDNSAHTIRLSGAVTLPVDFPARFAGTFSYGMRFQNDPFVPHTINANIPTGNAGASLALPASGLDGEVRTLLANLVLTGRPLRDLSLTARYRFYDYDSNIPLLIFDGHVVNDQSLSDEDRGNTPMDHRTHNASLDASYRLARPATLKLGYEWERWDRSDHREVIRTDEHTWKAAIDYKPVASALLRAGYRFGIRRGTDYNTFAHLAHTIIDEADFSTSVTTGQSTLLRKFDEADRIRNQVDLLAQFSPRDDLTLAFTGGYGLTDYDDTTLGLTEDERWSVGTDIGYRPLERLALSAWYTFENIQFKQDSRWRPVSGGVAVDSSLNDWSSTSEEQVHTAGVGADILLIPDRLDASLSYVLEIAKAKTGATGVPGTTAAPDGGNAVDWPDIKDTLQTFIAALRYHIVKNLTVKAEYRFEHFNLSNFKTDDLDPFMTNSNVNAAGTVSPSLDVFLGDRVDDYVAHVIALSLIYRF; encoded by the coding sequence ATGCGGTTTCCCGGAGTTGCCAGCCTGGCGGGAGCCCTAGGGGTACTGCTGACCATCCCGTCCGTGGCCTCGGCTCAGGTCGATCTCGGGGTTGTTACCGCGACGGGCGAGGTCGAGGTGGGGGGCCGCTTCGTCCCCGAGGGCTCCAGCGCCTTTGGGTCCTCCAAGTACGAGGAGTACCGGGAGCAGCGGCCGGGGGTCTTCGGGAACGCCCGGCTCCTCCTGGAGGGGAAGGAAGGGAAGTACTACTTCGAGGGCTCAGCCACCGACATCGCCGAGCGGGACCAGCACTACGAGGTCGCGAGCGGCCGCTACGGCCGGTACCGGCTGGAGCTAGAGTTCGACGAGCTCGTCCACGTCTTCAGCAACACCGCGCGGACCCTCTATAGCGACCAGGGGGGCGGGGCCCTGGACTTCCCCGACGCCACACAGAGCACCATTCAAGGGCTGGGGACGAGCGCTCTGAAGAGCGCGGCCCTCCAGAGCGCCTTGAGCGGGGCGACCGCCGTCCCCCTCCGCTTCCGACTCCAGACCGGCCGAATCGGGTTCTTCTACCGGCCGCTGGCCGACCTGGAGGTCGATACCAGCTACTGGGTCCAACAGAAGGAGGGGACCCGCCCCTTTGGAATGGGGTTCGCCAGTCCGGGGGGCAACTTCGCCAACGTCGCCGCCCCGATCGACGAGCGGACGCACGAAGTGACCGGGGGGATCCAGGTGGCGCGGGACACCTGGAGCCTCCGGCTCGACTACACCGGCTCCTTCTACGAAAATGATCTGGACACGGTAGCGATAGACAACCCCTTGCAGTTGACGGATGGGGCGTTCACCGCCAGTGGTGCCGGCGGAACGAGTACCCCTGGGCGAGGTCGGACGGACCTGGCGCCGGATAACTCTGCCCACACCATCCGCCTCTCGGGCGCGGTCACGCTCCCTGTGGACTTCCCGGCGCGCTTCGCAGGCACCTTCTCCTACGGGATGCGGTTTCAGAACGACCCCTTCGTCCCCCATACGATCAATGCAAACATCCCCACAGGTAATGCGGGTGCTTCGCTGGCCCTCCCAGCGAGTGGCCTTGATGGCGAAGTGCGGACCCTGCTCGCGAACCTGGTCCTGACAGGCCGTCCCCTGCGGGACCTGAGCCTGACCGCCCGCTACCGCTTCTATGACTACGACAGCAACATCCCTCTTCTGATCTTCGACGGGCATGTGGTGAATGACCAAAGCCTTTCGGATGAGGACCGCGGGAACACGCCGATGGACCACCGCACGCACAACGCCAGCCTGGATGCTTCCTACCGGCTCGCCCGTCCTGCCACGCTCAAGCTGGGCTACGAGTGGGAACGGTGGGACCGGAGTGACCATCGCGAGGTCATCCGGACGGATGAGCATACCTGGAAGGCTGCCATCGACTACAAGCCGGTGGCCTCTGCGTTGCTGAGGGCCGGCTACCGGTTCGGCATCCGGCGCGGCACCGACTACAATACCTTCGCCCACTTGGCGCACACCATCATCGACGAGGCGGATTTCTCCACCTCCGTTACCACGGGGCAGTCCACCCTCCTCCGCAAGTTCGACGAGGCCGACCGGATTCGGAATCAGGTGGACCTCCTGGCCCAGTTCAGCCCGCGGGACGACCTTACCCTGGCCTTCACCGGCGGCTACGGCCTGACGGACTACGATGACACCACCCTCGGCCTGACCGAAGACGAGCGGTGGAGCGTCGGGACCGATATCGGCTACCGCCCCCTCGAGCGGCTCGCACTCTCGGCCTGGTACACCTTCGAGAACATCCAGTTCAAGCAAGACTCCCGGTGGCGGCCTGTCTCCGGTGGAGTGGCCGTGGACAGCTCGCTGAACGACTGGTCGAGCACCTCGGAGGAGCAGGTCCACACGGCCGGGGTCGGGGCGGACATCCTCCTCATCCCGGACCGCCTGGATGCGAGCCTCTCCTATGTCCTCGAGATCGCCAAGGCGAAGACCGGGGCCACGGGAGTCCCCGGCACGACGGCCGCACCGGATGGCGGCAATGCCGTCGACTGGCCGGACATCAAGGACACCCTCCAGACCTTCATCGCGGCTCTCCGATATCACATCGTGAAGAACCTGACGGTGAAGGCCGAGTACCGCTTCGAGCACTTCAACCTGTCCAATTTCAAGACGGACGACCTTGACCCCTTCATGACCAACTCGAACGTCAACGCAGCCGGAACGGTTTCTCCCTCCCTCGATGTCTTCCTGGGCGACCGGGTGGACGACTACGTCGCCCACGTCATTGCCCTCAGCCTCATTTATCGCTTCTAG
- a CDS encoding DmsE family decaheme c-type cytochrome, which yields MREAPPPGLRASLLLLGLLFLSLPSVAAAQPQAPNGYVGSDTCLTCHEPLKDAFAKTMHAKVFTEQNARTPLMLRGCEACHGPGKAHVEAGGGKGVGGLTTFRRETAEAVEKENAVCLTCHEKGKRLYWQGSPHEGRDVGCTSCHQVMQRTSEKALLAKASEIDTCAQCHLTRRSQTFRNAHMPLREGKMTCTSCHNPHGTVSKALLPVDSPNDNCYRCHADKRGPFLWEHAPVAENCMNCHDPHGGVRDKMLKLSPPRVCQQCHVESRHPTEARLPTNKFVIGRACLQCHQNIHGSNHPSGFAFTR from the coding sequence ATGAGAGAGGCGCCCCCGCCCGGTCTCCGGGCCTCGCTGCTCCTCCTCGGTCTGCTGTTCCTCTCCTTGCCGTCTGTTGCCGCAGCCCAGCCTCAGGCCCCGAACGGGTACGTCGGCTCCGACACCTGCCTCACCTGCCATGAGCCCCTCAAGGACGCGTTCGCCAAGACCATGCACGCGAAGGTCTTTACCGAGCAGAATGCCCGCACGCCCCTCATGCTGCGGGGCTGCGAGGCCTGCCACGGGCCCGGGAAGGCGCACGTGGAGGCCGGGGGCGGGAAGGGAGTGGGCGGCCTGACCACGTTCCGGCGGGAGACGGCCGAGGCCGTCGAAAAGGAAAACGCCGTCTGCCTCACCTGCCACGAGAAGGGGAAGCGGCTCTACTGGCAGGGGAGCCCGCACGAAGGGCGGGACGTGGGCTGCACCTCGTGCCATCAGGTGATGCAGCGCACCTCCGAGAAGGCCCTCCTGGCCAAGGCGAGCGAGATCGACACCTGCGCCCAGTGCCACCTGACCCGCCGCTCCCAGACCTTCCGGAACGCCCACATGCCCCTGCGGGAGGGGAAGATGACCTGCACCTCCTGCCACAACCCGCACGGGACCGTAAGCAAGGCCCTGCTGCCGGTGGACTCTCCCAACGACAACTGCTACCGGTGCCACGCCGACAAGCGGGGCCCGTTCCTTTGGGAGCATGCTCCGGTCGCTGAAAACTGCATGAACTGCCACGACCCGCACGGGGGGGTCCGGGACAAGATGCTGAAGCTCTCCCCGCCGCGGGTCTGCCAGCAGTGCCACGTGGAGAGCCGCCACCCGACCGAGGCACGGCTCCCGACCAACAAGTTCGTGATCGGCCGGGCGTGCCTCCAGTGCCACCAGAACATCCACGGTTCCAACCATCCGTCCGGCTTCGCCTTCACGCGTTGA
- a CDS encoding vitamin K epoxide reductase family protein codes for MLVGLSAAGLLLAGSLTVAKLAAGSAPFCVAGSGCEAVQASRYAVFLGLPTALWGAMLYAAVGTLALLGLDARRWLAAFLLAVGGVSFSALLTALQVFLIGALCASCLLSAGIAVALLAVVLVRRPAPTERRPPLGPTRLFALAAVTALATVGLGAGGFALGGPREAGGYPQVLARHLTDSGAVMYGAYW; via the coding sequence GTGCTCGTCGGACTCTCGGCCGCCGGGCTTCTGTTGGCGGGCTCCCTCACCGTCGCCAAGCTCGCAGCCGGCAGCGCCCCCTTCTGCGTGGCCGGCAGCGGCTGCGAAGCCGTCCAGGCGAGCCGGTATGCCGTCTTCCTCGGGCTGCCGACCGCGCTCTGGGGCGCCATGCTCTACGCGGCGGTCGGGACACTCGCGCTTCTCGGGCTGGACGCGCGACGGTGGCTCGCCGCCTTCCTCCTGGCCGTGGGGGGGGTTTCCTTCTCCGCACTGCTTACGGCGCTCCAAGTCTTCTTGATCGGCGCCCTCTGCGCCTCCTGTCTCCTCTCGGCCGGCATCGCGGTTGCGCTGCTCGCCGTGGTTCTCGTGCGTCGCCCGGCCCCGACCGAGCGGCGGCCGCCCCTGGGCCCGACCCGGCTCTTCGCGCTCGCGGCGGTTACCGCCCTGGCGACGGTTGGCCTCGGCGCCGGCGGGTTCGCGCTGGGCGGCCCGCGGGAGGCCGGCGGGTATCCGCAGGTCCTTGCCCGGCACCTTACTGACAGCGGAGCCGTCATGTACGGCGCCTACTGGTGA
- a CDS encoding cytochrome c3 family protein encodes MRRSLLLLAVGGLMAGVLARSGPPVLLAQGPRPSLRPPAPAEPPPSPTPHRAGELPCGNCHEGKHRGVLLMYLGMGGRGTPMIPSHMFQVRVECVACHIVPKEPGSRAGIVGQTFRPSEQACLGCHGERYRGMLERWQQTLTRMREVLAPKLEGARAALVKADPKEPKRARAERLVADAAFNVEFVALGRGVHNVFYAADLLKVANGWLDEAFALLGASPARTEDALVRGGYCAVLCHERAGVRLPETVAFGKQRVPHARHVTEFGAVCTACHSPEVHKAVTATAATCTGCHHNPQNDRCEACHRLQSAFYRGETQTALVKVEPNSMAAAVSCTGCHDFTQRHSRRAVGTKCVACHDVAYLEFLREWTSGLDREAAGAGDTLKRADAAVGAARRAGRRVPEAEALAREAREALALVRGGRGVHNPAAAAALLEASRRKAEEAVAQAGRR; translated from the coding sequence GTGAGGCGGTCGCTGCTGCTCCTCGCGGTGGGCGGCCTCATGGCTGGGGTCCTCGCCCGGTCCGGCCCTCCCGTCCTGCTGGCCCAGGGTCCCCGGCCCTCCCTGCGGCCCCCCGCGCCGGCCGAGCCCCCGCCCTCGCCGACCCCCCACCGGGCGGGCGAGCTCCCATGCGGCAACTGCCACGAGGGCAAACACCGGGGGGTCCTCCTCATGTACCTGGGGATGGGGGGGCGAGGGACCCCCATGATCCCGAGCCACATGTTCCAGGTGCGCGTGGAGTGCGTGGCCTGCCACATCGTGCCCAAGGAGCCGGGGAGCCGGGCCGGGATCGTCGGGCAGACCTTCCGGCCGAGCGAGCAGGCCTGCCTCGGCTGCCACGGGGAGCGGTACCGCGGCATGCTCGAGCGATGGCAGCAGACCCTGACCCGGATGCGGGAAGTGCTTGCCCCGAAGCTCGAGGGCGCGCGCGCCGCCCTCGTCAAGGCCGATCCGAAGGAGCCGAAGCGGGCGCGCGCGGAGCGGCTGGTCGCGGACGCCGCCTTCAACGTCGAGTTCGTGGCGCTCGGCCGGGGCGTGCACAACGTCTTCTACGCCGCGGATCTCCTCAAGGTCGCCAACGGGTGGCTCGACGAGGCATTCGCCCTGCTGGGCGCATCGCCGGCCCGGACCGAGGACGCGCTCGTCCGGGGCGGCTACTGCGCGGTGCTCTGCCATGAGCGGGCGGGGGTCAGGCTCCCCGAGACGGTCGCCTTCGGGAAACAGAGGGTGCCCCACGCCCGGCACGTGACCGAGTTCGGCGCGGTCTGCACTGCCTGCCACTCCCCGGAGGTCCACAAGGCCGTCACCGCCACGGCCGCCACCTGCACCGGCTGCCACCACAATCCCCAGAACGATCGCTGCGAGGCGTGTCATCGCCTCCAGAGCGCCTTCTACCGGGGGGAGACGCAGACGGCCCTGGTGAAGGTCGAGCCGAACAGCATGGCCGCCGCCGTCTCCTGCACGGGGTGCCACGACTTCACGCAGCGGCACTCGCGCCGGGCGGTCGGCACCAAGTGTGTCGCCTGCCACGACGTCGCCTACCTCGAGTTCCTCCGGGAGTGGACGAGCGGGCTCGATCGGGAGGCGGCCGGGGCAGGCGATACTCTCAAGCGTGCCGACGCGGCGGTCGGGGCTGCGCGCCGGGCCGGCCGCCGGGTCCCGGAGGCCGAGGCGCTGGCGCGGGAGGCTCGGGAGGCGCTCGCCCTCGTGCGGGGGGGCCGGGGGGTCCACAACCCCGCGGCCGCCGCGGCGCTCCTCGAGGCGTCGCGCCGGAAGGCCGAGGAGGCGGTCGCGCAGGCGGGGCGGCGATGA
- a CDS encoding cytochrome c3 family protein, translating to MTDRLPARHRRRLLLIVAAALLALGSVALAGLYHVSTSPLLCNSCHIMKPYVAAWKTSKHNAVTCVECHYPPGFRDSLWVKYQALAQVAKWATQTYSSKPFAEVEDASCLRSGCHSQRLLEGKVVYKRGIIFDHRPHLEEVRRGRQLRCTSCHSQIVVGTHIEVTESTCFLCHFKGMKVGRELSPIAGCTGCHQPPKGEILVGSVRFSHEEMVRRGVACQKCHLNVIQGEGEAPRERCFTCHNQPEKLDRYGDTPFLHDFHVAGHNIECARCHTEIRHQLPPPIGIPVASAGPGGALRGEVTAR from the coding sequence GTGACCGACCGGCTGCCCGCCCGCCACCGCAGACGCCTCCTGCTGATCGTCGCGGCGGCCCTCCTGGCGCTGGGGAGCGTTGCCCTGGCCGGCCTCTACCATGTGAGCACAAGCCCCCTCCTCTGCAACTCCTGCCACATCATGAAGCCCTACGTGGCGGCCTGGAAGACCTCCAAGCACAATGCGGTGACCTGCGTGGAGTGCCACTACCCGCCCGGCTTCCGCGACTCCCTCTGGGTCAAGTACCAGGCTCTGGCCCAGGTGGCAAAGTGGGCCACGCAGACCTACAGCTCCAAGCCCTTTGCCGAGGTGGAGGACGCGAGCTGCCTCCGCTCGGGCTGCCACTCGCAGCGCCTCCTCGAAGGGAAAGTCGTCTACAAGCGCGGCATCATCTTCGACCACCGCCCGCACCTCGAGGAGGTCCGGCGGGGCCGGCAGCTCCGCTGCACGAGCTGCCACTCGCAGATTGTCGTGGGGACCCACATCGAGGTTACTGAGTCCACCTGCTTCCTCTGCCACTTCAAAGGAATGAAGGTCGGGCGGGAGCTGAGCCCGATCGCGGGCTGCACCGGGTGCCACCAACCGCCGAAGGGGGAGATCCTGGTCGGCTCGGTCCGGTTCAGCCACGAGGAGATGGTCCGCCGCGGTGTCGCCTGCCAGAAGTGCCACCTGAACGTCATCCAGGGGGAGGGGGAAGCGCCACGGGAGCGCTGCTTTACCTGCCACAATCAGCCGGAGAAGCTCGACCGTTACGGCGACACGCCCTTCCTCCACGACTTCCACGTGGCCGGGCACAACATCGAGTGCGCGCGGTGCCATACCGAGATCCGGCACCAGCTTCCGCCGCCGATCGGGATTCCCGTGGCCTCGGCTGGCCCGGGCGGCGCCCTGCGGGGGGAGGTCACGGCCCGGTGA
- a CDS encoding cytochrome b/b6 domain-containing protein translates to MPQALTKRVFLLALLALLVAGAEARAQPPPAAEECLGCHADRDLKREAPARGQSASVFVDQGALRISAHGRLECAACHATATAPHEAQLPPVRCETCHAQPHEEVPGSVHARLGGGGASGACVACHGSHQIRPAAADGSAICATCHRRAATAVAASIHATARGDGKRTLPTCATCHTAHAVKSRRDPASPTHRSRIHETCAICHADPKVIREERIARPRVVALFEQSVHGRAIREQGNLKAATCTDCHGGHEILRAADPASTIFKRNVPVTCSHCHTDEAAQFRTSVHGEAVSRGIFAAPSCTDCHGEHGITATRAPGSPVAPLAVSTTCAACHKATPVIEEFGLAARRAGTFFDSFHGLAVRGGSPVVANCASCHGTHNIFPSSDPRSTIHPANLAGTCGQCHPGAGVQLASARIHVGPGFGEHPWVALVRRIYLGIILVTIGGMSLHNGLDFLTRLRERWRADVRGEGTEPPVPVEVARRLFTRLTVGERIQHGVLLTAFLVLVLTGFALKFPEAWWARPLVWIEGGYAIRSWAHRIAGVVLMAGGLYHLVYLLGTRRGRTQLRAMRPRWRDLREAWGLVAFNLGLCAERPRFHRFSYVEKLEYWAVVWGTAVMAATGVIMWFQTVVLRRWPLWSIDLATVIHYYEAWLATLAILVWHFYSVIFRPDVYPMSRVWLSGTLTGEQMAREHPAELEEILRAGGAREVGGGASGEEAR, encoded by the coding sequence GTGCCACAAGCCCTGACGAAGAGAGTCTTCCTCCTGGCGCTCCTGGCCCTGCTCGTGGCGGGCGCAGAGGCCCGGGCTCAACCCCCGCCCGCCGCAGAGGAGTGCCTGGGCTGCCACGCGGACCGGGACCTCAAGCGAGAGGCGCCGGCGCGCGGGCAGTCCGCGTCGGTCTTCGTGGATCAGGGAGCGCTCCGGATCTCCGCGCACGGCCGGCTCGAATGCGCGGCCTGCCATGCGACGGCCACGGCCCCCCACGAGGCGCAGTTGCCGCCCGTTCGCTGCGAGACCTGCCACGCACAGCCCCACGAGGAGGTGCCGGGGAGCGTGCACGCCAGGCTCGGGGGCGGGGGCGCGAGCGGCGCCTGCGTCGCCTGCCACGGCAGCCATCAGATCCGGCCGGCGGCCGCGGACGGCAGCGCGATCTGCGCGACCTGCCACCGGCGCGCCGCGACGGCCGTCGCGGCCAGCATCCACGCGACCGCCCGGGGAGACGGGAAGCGGACCCTGCCCACCTGCGCCACCTGCCACACGGCCCACGCCGTGAAATCCCGCCGGGACCCGGCCTCGCCCACCCACCGGAGCCGCATCCATGAGACGTGCGCCATCTGCCACGCCGATCCGAAGGTGATCCGGGAGGAGCGGATCGCCCGGCCGCGGGTCGTGGCGCTCTTCGAGCAGAGCGTCCACGGCCGGGCCATCCGGGAGCAGGGAAACCTGAAGGCCGCCACCTGCACCGACTGTCACGGCGGACACGAAATCCTCCGGGCGGCCGATCCGGCCTCGACCATCTTCAAGCGCAACGTGCCGGTGACCTGCAGCCACTGCCACACGGATGAAGCCGCCCAGTTCCGGACCAGCGTGCACGGGGAGGCGGTCTCCCGGGGGATCTTCGCAGCGCCGAGCTGCACCGACTGCCACGGCGAGCACGGGATCACCGCCACCCGCGCCCCCGGGTCGCCCGTCGCGCCCCTCGCGGTCTCCACGACCTGCGCGGCGTGCCATAAGGCGACCCCGGTGATCGAGGAGTTCGGTCTGGCGGCGCGGCGGGCCGGGACGTTCTTCGACAGCTTCCACGGCCTGGCCGTGCGGGGGGGGTCGCCCGTGGTGGCGAACTGCGCGAGCTGCCATGGGACGCACAACATCTTTCCCTCCTCCGATCCCCGCTCCACGATTCACCCGGCGAACCTCGCCGGGACCTGCGGCCAGTGCCACCCGGGGGCCGGCGTGCAGCTTGCGAGCGCGCGGATTCACGTCGGACCGGGGTTCGGGGAGCACCCCTGGGTAGCCCTCGTGCGCCGGATCTACCTCGGGATCATCCTGGTCACCATCGGGGGGATGAGCCTGCACAACGGGCTGGACTTCCTAACGCGCCTCCGCGAGCGCTGGCGCGCGGACGTGCGAGGGGAGGGGACCGAGCCTCCCGTGCCCGTCGAGGTGGCGCGGCGGCTCTTCACGCGCCTGACCGTGGGCGAGCGGATTCAGCACGGCGTCCTCCTCACCGCGTTCCTCGTCTTGGTCCTCACCGGCTTCGCCCTGAAGTTTCCGGAGGCCTGGTGGGCCCGGCCTCTGGTCTGGATCGAGGGGGGGTACGCCATCCGCTCCTGGGCCCACCGCATCGCGGGCGTGGTGCTGATGGCGGGGGGCCTCTACCACCTGGTTTACCTCCTTGGCACGCGGCGGGGTCGCACCCAGCTCCGAGCCATGCGCCCCCGGTGGCGGGACCTGCGGGAGGCGTGGGGGCTTGTGGCCTTCAACCTCGGGTTATGCGCGGAGAGGCCCCGTTTCCACCGGTTCAGCTACGTGGAGAAGCTCGAGTACTGGGCGGTCGTCTGGGGCACGGCCGTGATGGCCGCCACCGGCGTCATCATGTGGTTCCAGACCGTGGTCCTCAGGCGCTGGCCCCTCTGGAGCATTGACCTCGCCACCGTTATCCACTATTACGAGGCCTGGCTGGCGACCCTCGCGATCCTGGTCTGGCACTTCTACAGCGTCATCTTCCGGCCCGACGTCTACCCGATGAGCCGGGTCTGGCTCTCGGGGACGCTCACCGGGGAGCAGATGGCCAGGGAGCATCCCGCCGAGCTGGAGGAGATCCTGCGGGCGGGGGGGGCACGGGAAGTGGGGGGTGGCGCTTCGGGGGAGGAGGCCCGGTGA